The genomic DNA GCTGCAGCCTCAATGGCTGTATTAGCCCCTTGCCCTTGATTAGGGGTCATCTGAATTTGAGATTAGCAAGCTCCTATGAATGGTATCCGAATCTCTAGAGGAGCTTGTTACCTTGCTGACACTGTCTCCAATGCAGACTATACGGCCATAGTGCCATGTCCCTAGCAAGCCTTCCTCCAAAGCTGTCATGTGGAAAGTTCGTCGTTGCCCCCAGATATCACTGAAACGGATGTGCTCCCACACAGCAAGGTCGGCTAATGATTCACACGTGGAGATCGCATCCTCCTTTGTGAACCGAGGAGTGTCGGGATAGGTATACCTTTTGTCCAGCTTCCGAAacaagagccagaagatgcCATTATCCGTTCCAGGAAACACAAAGAGTGTCACGCCGGGGTTGTATCTAATGACATGTTCCCAAGACTTGACCCCTTCTACTGGATTTGAGATACCGAAAACACAGGCAAATTCCACCGTCATGTCTATGTTAAGTAAGCCCAGCTCGAATAATTCGTCACCTCTACTTACcagtcttttccttctttgatATAAGCCCTGGATGCTCGAGATCCGCGATACGCCACATCTCCGACCGGACGAAGCTATGCACTCCATCCGCTCCCACAACGAGATCACCATCATATCTGGCCCCGTCTGCTGTTGTCACCGAAACACCAGACTCAGTGGGCAGCACACTGGTCACCTGCTTACCGGTATGCACTCTGGATTTGTCCCGTAGTCCCATGTACAAGACTTCAAGAAGCTGCCTTCGCTCCAAAATAGCAAAGTCCATGCCGAACCTGTGGATGTTTCACTCAGTGCCTAGCCCTAATCGATAATGATAAAGATGAACATACAACTCCTTCACCAGCTCAGGGACATTACTCTCATAATGAAATCCGTCCGGAAAGCATGTATGGATCCGTCTGATCTTCTGAGTTAACCCTTCTATCCTCTGATACAGACCCAACTGCTCTAGAATTCGACCTCCGTTGGGAAAAATGATTACTGATGCGCCAATCTGCGGATGAATTTCCTTATGTTTCTCCAGCACGATGTAATCTATTCCTGCTCGATCAAGACAATGTGCCAGTGTCAGCCCTGTTACCGAGCCGCCGACGATAATAATTCTAAGTGGCGATTCGGCCATTGCCGCTAGTAGTAATAATGATGGAGACTGGTCGGCGTAGCGCGGTGTGGGCTATATTCTGCAAAATATAGATCTGAATTCGAGATATATTCAAGGAATGGAGTGAGAGCTACGCTTTCAAATTATTCGCTTCGCAATAAGCGGTCTGAAGGTCCTCGTGTTGTCGGAGATTTTGTGGTGGATTCGTCACTCTGCTGCACGCTGACACCATTTTAGTGGCTGCTTAGGGCCACGGCTTAGCTTCACCCAATCAATCCCTCAAGAGAAAAATATAGACCAGCCACCCATGTAGCCTTGGTATCTGGGAAACTTCAACGAATTGTTCTGTAGAACCGTAGATGATGTTTAATGGGTATAAATACATAATGACCGTAGCATGATCTAATCAAAACCATCACACAAAACAAGAACGACAATCATGGTATGAGAGAATTGAGGCTTTACAGATGATACTGATTTGAGCTCTCTATCGGGACACCTAGTCTCTGCCAGAAGGCCTCGACATTCATATCCTCTTGTCCACTGCATGCGTCGTTAGTAAGTCATTATCCGGAAGAAACAGGAACACTTACTCAAACTTCTTCATGATAGTGGGCTCAGTCTGCCCTTCGGCGACATTAGGGTTCCTGAAGATGACATTATATTTCTGAACGTGGTCAGTTCTGGTCCAGTAATTAAATACCCTTATATAGAATCAACTCACCATTCCTAGCGTCAAATGGATCGCTGCCGGCATCCGAGGAAAGACATCTTCGGGACTCTTCCCCTCGATCATCGCCTGAATGTTCTTGGCGACAACAGCGGCCTGCGCTGAACCGGGTCTAGCAGCCTTACGCAGTCCTGTATCTGCGATGTCCCCGACTGCGAACAAGTTGGAGTATTTGGGGTCAAGGAATTGCATCGTAGGGCGAATCCGGATGAAGCCATTATCGGGGTTGATCAGAGACTCGGACGTCGAGGGGGTAAGTTCACTGATAAGACCATTGTTTGGCGTTTGACCAGTAGCACAGATCACAAATTCTGTCGATAGTTGTGTGCCGTTGGTGAGTTCGACATTGAATGCACCTCCTTCAGTGGGATATCCCTCGGCAGGGATTTTGACGCGTGCTCCAGTGACGAATCTATAAGGTATTAAGTCAGACCAATGCGCACACTTTTAGCCCACGATCACATTATACTCACTTGATTCCAAGCTCATCAAATCGCTCCTTAACAAGTTCATGCAGCCCTTCGTGGAATCCCGACATTAACTGGGGGCGAGACTGCACCACTgtgatttccttttcaggatAGAATTCCTTTAGGTCCGTTGCCATCTGAACACCGACTGCGCCGCCACCCGCGATGAGAatggactttgccttcttgacgTCGTTCTGGTGGTTTTGGAGATATGCGACTGATGATAGCTTGTCGTCATGTCTCATACCTGCCGGTTGGACGAGACGGGTACCCGTCGCGACAACGAGATAGTCGAAGG from Aspergillus oryzae RIB40 DNA, chromosome 7 includes the following:
- a CDS encoding FAD-dependent oxidoreductase (predicted protein), coding for MAESPLRIIIVGGSVTGLTLAHCLDRAGIDYIVLEKHKEIHPQIGASVIIFPNGGRILEQLGLYQRIEGLTQKIRRIHTCFPDGFHYESNVPELVKELFGMDFAILERRQLLEVLYMGLRDKSRVHTGKQVTSVLPTESGVSVTTADGARYDGDLVVGADGVHSFVRSEMWRIADLEHPGLISKKEKTDMTVEFACVFGISNPVEGVKSWEHVIRYNPGVTLFVFPGTDNGIFWLLFRKLDKRYTYPDTPRFTKEDAISTCESLADLAVWEHIRFSDIWGQRRTFHMTALEEGLLGTWHYGRIVCIGDSVSKMTPNQGQGANTAIEAAAGLTNVLFSLNQNTEGKRPSEDEIQRGLGHFNTTQFQRLLAIHQSSEFLTRLQACDGLAKSVFARYVAPYCGGTIEGISGLATTGTVLEFVPLAERSGKHWSPISSWAPWISKMAYLGTRTFVGLAIASLPAGFAWTLYKIAIPRVLRR
- a CDS encoding NAD(P)/FAD-dependent oxidoreductase (monodehydroascorbate/ferredoxin reductase), with amino-acid sequence MASTLRNIIVVGGSYVGKTTAQELAQVVPNTHRVLLIEPHSHFHHLFTFPRFAIVPGQEHKAFIPYTGIFPSTSSLTQHAVVQARALSVLPQHVKLDREWQGSRQIPFDYLVVATGTRLVQPAGMRHDDKLSSVAYLQNHQNDVKKAKSILIAGGGAVGVQMATDLKEFYPEKEITVVQSRPQLMSGFHEGLHELVKERFDELGIKFVTGARVKIPAEGYPTEGGAFNVELTNGTQLSTEFVICATGQTPNNGLISELTPSTSESLINPDNGFIRIRPTMQFLDPKYSNLFAVGDIADTGLRKAARPGSAQAAVVAKNIQAMIEGKSPEDVFPRMPAAIHLTLGMVS